The following are from one region of the Bos mutus isolate GX-2022 chromosome 18, NWIPB_WYAK_1.1, whole genome shotgun sequence genome:
- the RINL gene encoding ras and Rab interactor-like protein isoform X2, which yields MPDLPHLLAFLSASRDILPRTLLLPPPTLGPEDQNTDPLQIGSIQLSTSRRVLFLVNNLYLETHRGWGMEQTLPETTPETAERHGPAPRNPAPHRVSWVEGPLSPEEHHLRPALASLVEEKEDEEEEDDKDDEEGPEDMLTQHVRALARARSSYVAKQFRSFRARLTSGAGGPHRPGDPATELLQDVRHLLTDLQDHLAKDPDVRAVFASRGPGAPQKEEELGPAVEAALYRAVLAPLKPALWMRLRTLRAPELRQLRRRQVALRAEAGPPGAQGAGREKRSPAPALRSRIHERLAHLHAACAPRRKVSLLLAVCSDVYEGLARGENQEPLGADAFLPALTEELIWSPDIGETQLDVEFLMELLDPDELRGEAGYYLTTWFGALYHIAHYEPDTARAHKGLSSEVRASLRQWHRRRTLHRQSPSGDQAKLPFEEPWAMEIMQETKDD from the exons ATGCCAGATCTGCCCCATCTCCTGGCCTTCCTATCAGCCAGCAG GGATATTTTGCCTAGAACATTGCTCTTGCCCCCTCCTACCCTGGGGCCCGAAGACCAAAACACAG ATCCTCTGCAGATCGGCAGCATCCAACTCAGCACCTCAAGGAGGGTGCTCTTCCTGGTGAACAACCTCTACCTGGAGACCCACAGAGGATGGGGGATGGAGCAGACCCTGCCAGAGACAACTCCAGAGACTGCGGAGAGACACGGTCCAG CCCCCAGGAACCCAGCCCCTCACCGTGTCTCCTGGGTGGAGGGCCCACTCAGCCCAGAGGAACACCATCTTAGGCCAGCTCTGGCCAGCCtggtggaggagaaggaggatgaggaggaggaggatgacaaAGATGATGAAGAAGGACCTGAGGACATGCTCACTCAGCACGTCCGGGCTCTAGCCAGGGCCCGGAGCAGCTACGTGGCCAAGCAGTTCCGGAGCTTCCGGGCGCGCCTCACCTCAGGTGCTGGGGGCCCCCACAGGCCTGGGGACCCGGCCACGGAGCTGCTTCAGGACGTCCGGCACCTCCTTACTGACCTCCAGGATCACTTAGCAAAGGATCCCGATGTCAGGGCTGTCTTCGCAAGCAGGGGACCTGGGGCCCCCCAGAAGGAGGAGGAGCTAG GCCCCGCAGTGGAGGCGGCCTTGTACCGCGCGGTGCTGGCGCCTCTGAAGCCCGCCCTGTGGATGCGACTCCGCACGCTCCGCGCCCCAGAGCTGCGGCAACTACGGCGGCGACAGGTAGCCCTGCGGGCGGAGGCGGGGCCTCCGGGAGCCCAGGGGGCGGGGCGTGAGAAGCGAAGCCCCGCCCCTGCCCTACGGAGCCGCATTCATGAGCGCCTGGCGCACCTCCACGCCGCCTGCGCCCCGCGCCGCAAGGTGTCGCTCCTGCTGGCGGTGTGCAGTGACGTATACGAGGGTCTGGCTCGTGGGGAGAACCAAG AGCCCCTGGGGGCCGACGCCTTCCTGCCAGCGCTGACAGAGGAACTGATCTGGAGTCCAGACATTGGGGAGACGCAGCTGGACGTAGAGTTTCTCATGGAGCTCCTGGATCCGGACGAACTACGGGGAGAAG CCGGGTACTACCTGACCACGTGGTTTGGGGCGCTGTACCACATTGCCCACTACGAGCCTGACACGGCCCGTGCGCACAAGGGGCTCAGCTCTGAGGTCCGGGCCTCTCTGCGCCAGTGGCACCGCAGGCGGACGCTGCACAGACAGAGCCCCTCCGGGGACCAG GCCAAGCTGCCCTTTGAGGAACCATGGGCGATGGAGATTATGCAAGAGACCAAAGATGATTAG
- the RINL gene encoding ras and Rab interactor-like protein isoform X1, with protein sequence MTAQPEDKASAGPTDQERLIPSQANGAGETPLRVLGTPESLLRLQRTWGVWQIPELDAHSAKALLDLWPPGSFLVIGHHPRQVLVLKTGSSPGEVNTYQIQKLPGGVCLESSKLCMPDLPHLLAFLSASRDILPRTLLLPPPTLGPEDQNTDPLQIGSIQLSTSRRVLFLVNNLYLETHRGWGMEQTLPETTPETAERHGPAPRNPAPHRVSWVEGPLSPEEHHLRPALASLVEEKEDEEEEDDKDDEEGPEDMLTQHVRALARARSSYVAKQFRSFRARLTSGAGGPHRPGDPATELLQDVRHLLTDLQDHLAKDPDVRAVFASRGPGAPQKEEELGPAVEAALYRAVLAPLKPALWMRLRTLRAPELRQLRRRQVALRAEAGPPGAQGAGREKRSPAPALRSRIHERLAHLHAACAPRRKVSLLLAVCSDVYEGLARGENQEPLGADAFLPALTEELIWSPDIGETQLDVEFLMELLDPDELRGEAGYYLTTWFGALYHIAHYEPDTARAHKGLSSEVRASLRQWHRRRTLHRQSPSGDQAKLPFEEPWAMEIMQETKDD encoded by the exons ATGACGGCCCAGCCAGAGGACAAGGCCTCAGCAGGCCCCACGGACCAGGAGAG ACTAATCCCATCACAGGCGAATGGAGCTGGTGAGACCCCCTTAAGGGTCCTTGGGACCCCAGAGTCACTCCTTCGCCTTCAGAGGACATGGGGGGTGTGGCAGATCCCAGAGCTGGATGCCCACAGTGCGAAAGCCCTTCTGGACCTGTGGCCACCAGGG AGTTTCCTGGTCATAGGACATCATCCCAGACAGGTCCTGGTGTTGAAGACAGGATCTTCACCAGGGGAAGTCAACACCTACCAGATCCAGAAGCTTCCTGGAG GTGTGTGTCTGGAATCCTCTAAGCTCTGCATGCCAGATCTGCCCCATCTCCTGGCCTTCCTATCAGCCAGCAG GGATATTTTGCCTAGAACATTGCTCTTGCCCCCTCCTACCCTGGGGCCCGAAGACCAAAACACAG ATCCTCTGCAGATCGGCAGCATCCAACTCAGCACCTCAAGGAGGGTGCTCTTCCTGGTGAACAACCTCTACCTGGAGACCCACAGAGGATGGGGGATGGAGCAGACCCTGCCAGAGACAACTCCAGAGACTGCGGAGAGACACGGTCCAG CCCCCAGGAACCCAGCCCCTCACCGTGTCTCCTGGGTGGAGGGCCCACTCAGCCCAGAGGAACACCATCTTAGGCCAGCTCTGGCCAGCCtggtggaggagaaggaggatgaggaggaggaggatgacaaAGATGATGAAGAAGGACCTGAGGACATGCTCACTCAGCACGTCCGGGCTCTAGCCAGGGCCCGGAGCAGCTACGTGGCCAAGCAGTTCCGGAGCTTCCGGGCGCGCCTCACCTCAGGTGCTGGGGGCCCCCACAGGCCTGGGGACCCGGCCACGGAGCTGCTTCAGGACGTCCGGCACCTCCTTACTGACCTCCAGGATCACTTAGCAAAGGATCCCGATGTCAGGGCTGTCTTCGCAAGCAGGGGACCTGGGGCCCCCCAGAAGGAGGAGGAGCTAG GCCCCGCAGTGGAGGCGGCCTTGTACCGCGCGGTGCTGGCGCCTCTGAAGCCCGCCCTGTGGATGCGACTCCGCACGCTCCGCGCCCCAGAGCTGCGGCAACTACGGCGGCGACAGGTAGCCCTGCGGGCGGAGGCGGGGCCTCCGGGAGCCCAGGGGGCGGGGCGTGAGAAGCGAAGCCCCGCCCCTGCCCTACGGAGCCGCATTCATGAGCGCCTGGCGCACCTCCACGCCGCCTGCGCCCCGCGCCGCAAGGTGTCGCTCCTGCTGGCGGTGTGCAGTGACGTATACGAGGGTCTGGCTCGTGGGGAGAACCAAG AGCCCCTGGGGGCCGACGCCTTCCTGCCAGCGCTGACAGAGGAACTGATCTGGAGTCCAGACATTGGGGAGACGCAGCTGGACGTAGAGTTTCTCATGGAGCTCCTGGATCCGGACGAACTACGGGGAGAAG CCGGGTACTACCTGACCACGTGGTTTGGGGCGCTGTACCACATTGCCCACTACGAGCCTGACACGGCCCGTGCGCACAAGGGGCTCAGCTCTGAGGTCCGGGCCTCTCTGCGCCAGTGGCACCGCAGGCGGACGCTGCACAGACAGAGCCCCTCCGGGGACCAG GCCAAGCTGCCCTTTGAGGAACCATGGGCGATGGAGATTATGCAAGAGACCAAAGATGATTAG